One stretch of Pedobacter riviphilus DNA includes these proteins:
- a CDS encoding Gfo/Idh/MocA family protein, with protein MNTRRDFLQKMGASVLMLQLGSLSAFANAPDEVEQPYEGRVLNVAIMGLGGYGTRVAEAMKACTKAKLVGVISGTPSKIKEWQTKYNIPEKNCYHYDNFDEVKNNPDIDAIYVVTPNALHHNQVIRVAKAGKHAICEKPMALNAKEAQEMVDACKKANVKLLVGYRMHFEPRTLEVIRMRNAGEFGKIMFFQGQCGFKIGDPKQWRLNKALAGGGSMMDIGIYAINGARYMVGEEPVWVTAQETKTDPVKFKEGVDETIQFQLGFPSGAVASCLSSYNINYLDRFFMSGDKGFAEMQPSTGYGPIKGRTHKGELTQPITTHQTVQMDEFAAIIFEDKKPIVPVNGEEGLKDLKIIDAIYEAVKTGKKIKLMA; from the coding sequence ATGAATACCAGAAGAGACTTTCTACAAAAAATGGGTGCATCAGTATTGATGCTGCAATTGGGTTCACTATCGGCATTTGCGAACGCTCCCGACGAGGTTGAACAACCTTACGAAGGCAGGGTACTTAATGTAGCCATAATGGGTTTGGGTGGATACGGCACCCGGGTAGCGGAGGCGATGAAGGCCTGTACCAAGGCGAAACTGGTAGGCGTAATCAGTGGTACGCCTTCAAAAATTAAAGAATGGCAAACAAAGTACAACATTCCGGAAAAGAATTGTTATCACTACGACAACTTCGATGAGGTGAAAAATAATCCGGATATAGATGCGATTTACGTGGTTACGCCAAATGCACTGCACCATAATCAGGTTATCCGTGTAGCAAAAGCCGGAAAGCACGCCATATGTGAGAAACCGATGGCATTGAATGCCAAAGAGGCCCAGGAGATGGTTGATGCTTGTAAAAAAGCGAATGTAAAGTTACTGGTTGGCTATAGGATGCATTTTGAACCCCGTACGCTCGAGGTGATCCGGATGAGAAATGCGGGCGAATTCGGTAAGATTATGTTTTTCCAGGGACAATGTGGTTTTAAAATAGGTGATCCTAAGCAGTGGCGATTAAACAAAGCGCTTGCAGGCGGCGGATCAATGATGGATATTGGAATCTATGCGATTAATGGGGCAAGATATATGGTAGGCGAAGAGCCGGTTTGGGTGACAGCTCAGGAAACCAAGACTGATCCTGTAAAGTTTAAAGAAGGTGTCGATGAAACCATACAATTTCAATTGGGTTTCCCGAGCGGTGCAGTTGCTTCCTGCTTATCAAGTTATAACATCAATTACCTGGATAGATTTTTTATGAGTGGCGACAAGGGCTTTGCAGAAATGCAACCTTCTACCGGTTATGGCCCGATCAAAGGGAGAACACATAAAGGTGAACTCACGCAGCCCATAACTACGCATCAAACTGTACAAATGGATGAATTCGCAGCTATTATTTTTGAAGATAAGAAACCAATTGTTCCTGTAAACGGCGAGGAAGGTTTGAAAGATCTTAAAATTATAGATGCCATTTATGAGGCTGTAAAAACAGGGAAAAAGATCAAATTAATGGCTTAG
- a CDS encoding chromate resistance protein ChrB domain-containing protein, which translates to MKWITRERPKIDRIACPWLIKRFIDPGAEIIYVPFERVLILADELDAIPFDLPGVEYSHYEDRCTFDYFLKKHQIRDEALDRMAAIIRGADTDRLDFAPQAAGLSAIFLGLSRNITNDQELLELGMKVYDGLYTWARHLHDQRHTQSPVEQLLLEVYNKYLKSSEKKAPEWTRELREMIQDQLDTNMSMSLQQASDSLEISPAYLSREFSRYFDNLSFGDYIRKMRIDKAISLMETVSYSLTEIAYLTGFSDQSHFNRIFKKQTGENPSAFRKKLLKGKKDTK; encoded by the coding sequence ATGAAGTGGATTACCAGGGAAAGACCAAAAATTGACCGGATAGCCTGTCCGTGGCTGATCAAGAGATTTATAGATCCTGGAGCAGAGATCATCTACGTGCCCTTTGAACGGGTTTTAATTTTGGCTGATGAACTTGATGCTATTCCTTTCGACCTTCCCGGGGTAGAATACAGCCATTATGAAGATCGCTGTACATTTGATTATTTTTTAAAAAAGCACCAGATCAGGGATGAAGCGCTCGACCGTATGGCAGCAATTATTCGTGGTGCCGATACGGATAGGCTTGACTTTGCGCCTCAGGCAGCCGGACTTTCTGCTATCTTTCTGGGGCTTTCCAGAAATATAACCAATGACCAGGAACTACTCGAACTTGGTATGAAGGTTTATGATGGATTATATACCTGGGCCAGGCACCTGCATGATCAGCGGCATACGCAATCACCTGTTGAGCAGCTATTGCTCGAAGTGTACAATAAGTATTTAAAATCCAGTGAAAAAAAGGCTCCAGAATGGACCAGGGAATTGCGGGAGATGATTCAGGATCAGCTGGACACTAATATGAGCATGAGCCTGCAGCAAGCCTCTGATTCGCTTGAGATCAGCCCTGCATACCTTTCACGTGAGTTCTCAAGATATTTTGATAACCTTTCTTTTGGCGATTACATCCGTAAGATGCGCATCGATAAGGCAATTAGCCTGATGGAAACGGTATCTTATTCATTAACGGAGATTGCATACCTCACAGGTTTTTCAGATCAGAGCCATTTCAACCGGATTTTCAAGAAACAGACCGGTGAAAATCCCTCTGCATTCAGAAAAAAATTGCTCAAAGGTAAAAAGGATACAAAATAG
- a CDS encoding chromate transporter gives MTHQKKADQNIAYSLKQIVFYFLKLGTWGFGGPVALVGYMQRDLVEDKKWISEEEYKEGLALAQLAPGPLAAQLGIYIGFVHYGFLGATLSGLAFVLPSFIMVVILGMVYQLYGGLAWMQAVFYGVGAAVIGIIAVSAYKLTIKSISKLELSAIRSNWLLWIFYVLGIGITVITEREEILLFLACGLFYMVIKAPPRWLKKSSSLPAGIFISTGFWNYDSKTLQEIGWFFAKAGAFVFGSGLAIVPFLHGGVVKEFGWLTEHQFVDSVAVAMITPGPVVITVGFIGYLVAGFPGACVAALATFLPCYLFTVALAPSFKKIARNVSIKAFVQGITAAVIGALVGSVIVIGLRSITDIATAAIAIGAVLALIYIKKIQEPYIVAAAAIIGLLIKFI, from the coding sequence ATGACGCATCAAAAGAAGGCTGATCAAAACATCGCCTACTCGCTTAAACAAATAGTATTCTACTTTCTAAAACTCGGTACCTGGGGCTTTGGCGGGCCGGTGGCTTTGGTAGGCTACATGCAACGCGACCTTGTTGAGGATAAAAAGTGGATCAGCGAAGAGGAATACAAAGAGGGACTGGCACTGGCTCAACTTGCGCCAGGCCCACTGGCCGCGCAACTGGGTATTTATATCGGTTTTGTACACTATGGTTTTCTGGGCGCAACGCTAAGCGGACTTGCCTTTGTGCTCCCTTCTTTTATTATGGTGGTTATCCTCGGAATGGTATACCAACTCTATGGTGGACTGGCCTGGATGCAGGCCGTTTTCTATGGGGTTGGAGCCGCAGTAATTGGAATTATCGCAGTAAGCGCCTATAAACTTACCATTAAATCCATTAGTAAACTGGAGCTTTCAGCAATCCGTTCGAACTGGCTCCTATGGATATTTTATGTGTTGGGAATAGGGATTACCGTAATTACCGAAAGAGAAGAGATATTACTCTTTTTAGCTTGCGGACTGTTTTATATGGTGATAAAGGCACCTCCTAGATGGTTAAAGAAATCTTCATCACTTCCTGCTGGTATTTTTATAAGTACAGGATTTTGGAATTATGACAGTAAGACATTACAAGAGATCGGTTGGTTTTTTGCCAAGGCGGGTGCGTTTGTTTTTGGGAGTGGCCTTGCTATTGTACCATTTCTACACGGTGGGGTGGTAAAGGAGTTTGGCTGGCTCACAGAACATCAGTTTGTAGATTCGGTAGCAGTAGCCATGATTACTCCGGGGCCGGTTGTAATTACTGTTGGCTTTATTGGCTATCTGGTTGCAGGCTTTCCTGGTGCATGTGTAGCCGCACTGGCCACATTTCTGCCCTGCTACCTTTTTACTGTAGCCCTTGCGCCATCATTTAAAAAGATTGCCAGGAATGTGAGTATAAAAGCTTTTGTACAGGGTATAACAGCAGCAGTGATTGGGGCACTGGTAGGGTCGGTAATCGTTATCGGCTTGCGGTCCATTACTGATATCGCAACAGCCGCTATTGCCATTGGGGCTGTACTCGCACTAATTTATATTAAAAAAATCCAGGAACCCTATATTGTAGCTGCGGCTGCGATAATCGGTTTGCTTATTAAATTTATCTAA